The following is a genomic window from Lepidochelys kempii isolate rLepKem1 chromosome 18, rLepKem1.hap2, whole genome shotgun sequence.
ACCCTCCAGAAGGTAGCGGCTCCTGCAGGGGGTTGAACCCTAGGAAGGGACAGCAAGAGCCTCTGAGCTGTTCTGAGCTGCCCTGAAAGTGAAACCTGATTCCACATTATTCAGGGCTTTAAAACTCATCTTGAGTGATGAGTGATCCTCAGAAGTGAGCAGGAAGCCAGTGCAAAGACTTGCATGCAGGCTTTCTAGGTGCGTGCACCCCACGCTACCGTAGGGGGGAGCAACACTGTTCGACACCAAGGGCAGCTTCTGGGGGAGATCAAGAGTTTCTCTCCATAAAGCCCCTCGCAACAGCCTGGCAGGTGACAGCTGTGGGTGACCCCTTCTGAGGTCTGCAAAAGAATGGGAAAGCTGGCAGCTTTTTGGCCAGCTACAGAGGAGCACTGCAGGTCACTGCTGCTAGCTAAGAAGCTAAGAACCTGGTGCAGAGGTGGACCCAAAGGGACATAGAGGCAGTGAACCATCCCTTCCATCttaggggatgtctacacagcaccgGGGAGGGTGCTTCTCAGCGGGGGTAGACAGATGTGCTAGCTCTACTGGAGCCaggatgctaaaaatagcagtgtggctggggtggggaagggggctcaggctagccacccaagcacAACCCTGCCCAACCCCCTGAGTATGTGCTCACACAGGGGCAGAGTGACAAGACTGCAGGGTCTGGGTTGGACAAAGAGGACAGAGGTGACCCTACAGCCCAGCCTTGCACACCGTCTCCCCAGGCCCTGTGGCAATGGGATGACTGCTAGTTTCAGAGGTTAGGCAAAGGTTGAGTGGGTAGGAAGGCAAGGGGGAAATCCACAGGGACAGGTGTTTCAGTCTGCGCCCTTCTCTCGCAGGCTCTATTGGAGAGGCTGGAGGACAAATTCTCACTGATGGAGGCCCTGGAGTCCAACCCTGATCTTCAGGAGCCCGAAGCTCAGCAAGAGACTCCACCAGAACTCTTCGATGACAGCAGTGACCAGCAGCCtgagcccaggccagcccccagcGCCCCTCTGTCCTATAGGGACCCCATCCTCAAGCAACTGAGGGGGCTAAAAGCTCCCAAGATGATGAGAGACTCAGGCTGCTTTGGGAGAAGAATTGACAGGATCGGCTCTCTGAGCGGAATGGGCTGCAATGGTGAGTCCCTCCTAAACCAACTCATTATAAATGGATTATTATTTATGTGGGTTACCGTAGCTCCTAGGAggcctagtcatggaccagccCCCcaattgtggtaggcactgtacaaactcagaacaaaaagatgatatCTGAATGGACCTTACAGCCTAGAGACAACCCAACGGACATCCCTGTCCTGTCAGACCACCCTGTCATCTGTTctcattcccatttccccccctttctgCTCATTA
Proteins encoded in this region:
- the LOC140900225 gene encoding natriuretic peptides A-like, with the translated sequence MDTKGSFSCGILLLLLIQFQSSRTNPIYGLSPAKELASMEALLERLEDKFSLMEALESNPDLQEPEAQQETPPELFDDSSDQQPEPRPAPSAPLSYRDPILKQLRGLKAPKMMRDSGCFGRRIDRIGSLSGMGCNGFRKN